The Trichoplusia ni isolate ovarian cell line Hi5 chromosome 10, tn1, whole genome shotgun sequence genome window below encodes:
- the LOC113497901 gene encoding CAAX prenyl protease 1 homolog: MKFDEDLIVLLILLFSWVEYLWELYLSLRQLKIYKTNNTIPEDLKEMLNEESFKKARVYGIDKSRFKIIKEFYSIALTSVILYNRWIYVAWHKSENIAASLNISPDREILVSCVFMTFVTLFNFVINMPFTLYSIFVLEQKHGFNKQTAGFFIKDQIKSLVLSLVITLPIISIAIYIIMLGGNMFVVWLWLFTTVATLILLTIYPSVIAPLFDKFVPLPDGSLRKGIENLASRLNFPLSQVYIVEGSKRSAHSNAYFSGLFGAKRIVLFDTLLEKYDEEKRVTTGCTDNEILGVLAHELGHWSCSHIYKSIVLTEVNLLLLFTAFGLLFKYSMLYTALGFPAGQEPIIIGLIVVLQMILAPYNSILSFFTTALSRKFEFEADNFAVSLSYPRELRSALLKLGKDNLDYPIYDKLYSAWYHSHPTLLHRIENIRTQTANEKKE, translated from the exons ATGAAATTCGACGAAGATTTAATTGTGCTACTTATTCTGCTATTTTCATGGGTAGAATACCTATGGGAGCTGTACTTGTCATTGCGGCAG ttgAAGATATACAAGACTAATAATACTATACCAGAAGACTTGAAAGAAATGTTAAATGAAGAATCATTCAAGAAAGCACGAGTTTATGGAATTGACAAATCACGGTTCAAGATAATCAAAGAGTTTTACAGTATAGCATTAACATCTGTGATCTTATATAATAGATGGATTTATGTGGCATGGCACAAATCAGAAAACATTGCCGCTTCATTAAATATTTCTCCAGACAGAGAGATTCTAGTCAGCTGTGTATTCATGACTTTTGTCACATTATTCAACTTTGTCATCAACATGCCATTCACTCTCTATAGCATCTTTGTGCTGGAACAGAAACATGGCTTTAACAAACAGACAGCTGGTTTCTTCATAAAGGACCAAATAAAATCTTTAGTGCTTAGCCTTGTAATCACACTACCTATTATATCCAtagcaatatatattataatgcttGGAGGAAACATGTTTGTAGTCTGGCTCTGGTTGTTCACAACAGTCGCCACTCTCATATTATTAACTATATACCCTTCAGTTATTGCACCTCTATTTGACAAATTTGTACCATTACCTGATGGCTCCCTAAGGAAAGGAATTGAGAATTTAGCTTCCAGACTTAATTTCCCATTGTCACAAGTGTATATTGTAGAAGGGTCAAAGAGATCTGCACACAGTAATGCTTACTTCAGTGGCTTATTTGGAGCAAAGCGGATTGTATTATTTGATACATTGCTTGAAAAGTATGATGAAGAAAAGAGAGTAACTACTGGATGCACTGATAATGAAATTTTAGGAGTACTGGCTCATGAGCTTGGCCACTGGAGCTGCAGTCacatttataaatcaattgtCCTCACTGAAGTTAACTTGTTACTGCTTTTTACTGCATTTGGTTTGTTATTCAAGTACTCTATGCTGTACACTGCCCTTGGTTTCCCTGCTGGCCAGGAACCAATTATAATTGGTCTAATTGTAGTTTTACAGATGATCCTTGCACCATACAATTCTATTCTATCCTTCTTTACAACAGCTCTTTCTAGGAAGTTTGAATTTGAAGCTGATAACTTTGCTGTATCTCTGTCATACCCTAGAGAGCTACGGTCTGCTTTACTTAAGTTAGGCAAAGACAATTTAGATTATCCAATTTATGACAAATTGTATTCAGCTTGGTACCACTCACACCCAACATTGTTACATAgaattgaaaatataaggacCCAAACTGCAAATGAAAAGAAAGAGTAA
- the LOC113497905 gene encoding bursicon, which yields MFRFDIVVLCFVFISAYKLQEKPVKAQSVEVQLPPGQECQMTPVIHVLKHPGCIPKAIPSFACIGKCSSYVQVSGSKIWQMERTCNCCQESGEREATVVLLCPKAKSEDRKLRKITTKAPLECMCRPCGSIDESSIIPQEVAGYADEGPLYNHFRKSF from the exons ATGTTTCGTTTTGACATTGTCGTTTTGTGTTTCGTGTTTATATCCGCTtataaattacaagaaaaaccAGTAAAGGCACAATCCGTGGAAGTGCAGTTGCCTCCag GTCAGGAATGTCAAATGACACCTGTTATCCATGTGTTGAAACATCCTGGATGTATACCAAAGGCAATACCCTCTTTCGCTTGTATCGGGAAATGCTCTAGTTACGTGCAG GTATCGGGAAGTAAAATTTGGCAAATGGAAAGGACATGCAACTGCTGTCAAGAATCTGGTGAGCGAGAAGCAACTGTAGTCTTGCTTTGTCCTAAAGCTAAAAGTGAAGACAGAAAGTTAAGAAAG ATTACTACTAAGGCGCCTTTGGAATGCATGTGCCGTCCTTGTGGCAGCATAGATGAGAGTTCTATCATTCCTCAAGAAGTTGCTGGCTACGCTGATGAGGGTCCACTTTATAACCATTTTAggaagtcgttttaa
- the LOC113497906 gene encoding partner of bursicon, with protein MSFKSFKVFTVYTIQLLILFTLECAADEACETIPTEIHVTKEEYDDMGRLLRSCSGEVSVNKCEGMCSSQVRPSISAPTGFSKECFCCRENFLRERLVTLNHCYDPDGIRLEDEDSAIMEVRLREPDDCKCYKCGDFSR; from the exons atgtcttttaaatcatttaaagttTTCACAGTTTACacaattcaattattaattttatttacattagaaTGTGCTGCAGACGAAGCTTGTGAAACGATACCGACTGAAATTCATGTCACAAAAG agGAATATGATGACATGGGTAGGTTACTACGATCTTGCAGCGGCGAAGTTAGTGTCAACAAATGTGAAGGCATGTGCAGTAGTCAAGTACGACCATCAATTTCAGCACCTACGGGATTTTCAAAG GAATGCTTCTGCTGCAGAGAAAATTTCTTACGTGAGCGTTTGGTGACTTTGAATCACTGTTACGATCCCGATGGTATTAGGCTTGAAGACGAAGACAGTGCTATCATGGAAGTGCGACTTCGAGAACCCGACGACTGCAAATGCTACAAATGTGGAGATTTCAGCCGTTAA